TGTGGGATTTTAGCTCTTTGCTGACTTACAAACCCTGTGGCTCAAAGCGAAGCCCTGAAGAGTGTCTACTTTGCTGTTGCAGGTGCTGGCCACTGGACAGGTGAAAAAAATACTCTAGAAGCCAGCACAGACCTTTCGAAGGCTTTTCTGTGCCTCAGTGTCAAGGGGGTGCTCCGCAGCAGAGCCAGCGTGGGCCCTCCAAGGCTGTGACAAGTGGGTTTTGTCTCAGCTTGCCCAAGCTGGCAGAGATCCCACTGGTGGGATATGGGACTGAGAGAGGGACAAAAGGAGCGTTAAAGCAACCACCAGGCACTTAATTGAGTTTCTAGCACCATTTCCCATCCCACCAAGGAATAAACTGCCCAGGATGCAGTTTTAAAGGCGAGGATGCTGGGAGCAGGGTGGGTGGCTGCCCCCGGGGCTGCTGGGACCAGTCTGCGCCGCAGCTGGTGTGTCGGGGCAGACATCCCTGGGGATGCCGGTGCAGCGGGAGCTGGGAAAATCTGGCTTTTTGTAAGGGAGAAGTGATCCATTAGCTTCGCTTGTTGCTTACAAGTCATTTGATACTGGGGCTATTTGAGGAAACAGAACAGTGTCTGTGCTCTGCGAACAGACAAATTAAGCTCAAAATACCAGTCTCGGCATGGCCAATTTCTGCTCCAAACAAGAATTTGTTTTGTAAAGCCTTCAGAACTGCTCCAGCTTGGCAAGACAGCTCATGGCCCTGTGACGGGCGCCCAGCCGAGGGTCTGCGGGCTTTGCCGTGCGACGGGAGCAAAGGGCTGGTGCAGCTGCGGTGCCAGGCACAGATGTGCCACGTGCCAGCTGTGCGCTGGAGCTGGAAAAAGGGACAATGTCTGAGCAGAGAGCAGCTCCTTCTGCCAGCTGGGAATGGCTCTGCCTTCCACACGCCAACGCTGCTGTTAATGCCTTCCCCAAGTCCTTCCCAGAACAAGTGGCCTGCGATGGGGCAGAGGATCCTCAGCGGGGATCGTGTCTGGAAAGGAGGGGCTGAGCTGGCCGCTCTGGAGCTTGTGTGGTGCCAGCTTGTTGGAGCTGTGGGAAATCAGACGAATTTGTGGCTTTGGAATGGCACCTCTTGCTTTCCGCTCCCCCTGGGCCGTGCCCGGGTAGGGCAGCGCTGGGGGAcgtggctctgcagagcagtcACTGCcactggcagcagctcctggcaggacaGTGACACGGCTGCTGCTTCCAGAGCAGCTGGTGTTAGAGCAAAGCTGCTCATTTCTGGGAGACACAAGCATATGGTGCATGTAGCATCAACTTCAGGGGCACAGGAGGAGAAAGTCCTGAGGGATACGGCTGTGATGGTCCAGATGTGCTCCCAGTGGGATTttcctgccagggtcagcgcagGAGGAGCTCTGGGATCACCGTggtccagctctgcagcccggTTGTCCCACAGACACGGTGGCAGTGATGCTCTGGTGGCTTCCCTGCTGCCACTATAAGATTTGCCTGAACTTCACGGAGTGACAAACCCGTCCTGCCCGCAGCAGCAGGTCACAGGAGCCGTTCTGTGGCTGTTTCCTCCATCTGCAGAGCCATCCCCACTCTCGTCCTCGGGTCTGGGTCTGCCCTAGGAAGCTGCTCCCTGAGCAAGGAACTGTAAAACACATCACAAGGGTGACCCAGCCTGGTGACAAACGTCCCCAAACGAGGAGGCGTGGAGCCTGGAGGTGGGCTGGGCTGCTGAGGAACCGCAGCGGCAGCAATGTGATTATAGCGAGAGCAGCTTTATGAATTAATTGAGTTAGCGAGGCTGCCTCCTTGGGCAAATAATGACCATTTGCGCAGAGCACGGTGCTTTTTTTAACCTTGCATCGCTGCACTGGTCCTGTTACCAGCCCGGCTCCGCGATGAATTGCATTAGCAGTATTGAAGAGATGGCAAATGCAGCGCAGGGAAGGACGCGGCTCCGGGGGCGGGAGCTGCCCCAGCTGGTTTGGCTGCCCAGCAGAAATTAGCAGCACGACACCCCGATTGTAACGAACCTGCCACCACCATCTGATTCTCActgcttgtttctttgtgtcttCCACACTCAGAATGGCTGATTGCTCTTCCTTCTGCCTCCGTGACCTGAGATCACTGCGGGGATGATGGCTGGCTGTGTCTGAAAGATGTAGAATATCTTTAAGCTAAAGAACGATGGACGCGGACTTTGGGCCGTGGGAGTCCAGGACAGGCGCTCCTCTTGTTTCCCAAGGGAGGTGGTGGATCCTCAGCACTTTCAAAGCCGGTGTCCCGTGGCTGCTGACGGTGCGAGCGTGGGCCGATCCTGCCCCAGCCCTTCCCGGCAGCGCTGGCTCCGGTGCTGGGAACGAGCTGCTGGGGGGGCCTGACCGCCCCCTTCCTGCCCATTCCCCTGCTCAGGAAGGGCAGGGCTGTTTTTCTCACTATTTACAGCGTGCTTGACAAGTGCAAGTAAATGTGCTGTCGACAAAAGCAAACACGGTGTAATCGAGGGATGATTGAAACCAGGGCCGGAGCGGTGGCGTGGGGGGgttggaggaggaggtggccgCGCTCCCCCAGGCACCTGCAGCGTGGGGGGAGGTGAACGGGGGCAACCCCTCTCCTGTGCCGTGTTCTGCCTCCTCTTGCTcaccctgagcaacctggtgtGCCCCAGGCACCCCCTGCTGTGTCCCCCTGTTCCCCAATATCTCTGTTCCTGTCCCTGGGCACCCCCTGCTCCCCCACATCTCGCTGCCTTCAGCAGCACCTTTCACTTTGCTCTGGGTCTTGTCCCGTTTGGATGGTGGCCCTGTCCACCAAGGGGCCACTGGAAGTGCGGTGACTGTGACAAGTTGGGGACAAGTGGGGTGAACTTCCCTCTCTCTGATCCAGCGTTCAGGGGGAGTGTAGTCAGAGGGCGATCGGCTGTTtgatggggaaggaggggaggaattTGCACCTGGTCGCTTTCTTTTTGGCTCAAAGTCCTTCCATTTTGTACTGGGAACCTGCTGCCCTGTCTGTGGCAGCTCTGTCACCTCCTGCCGGGGCACCGACCGGGCAGGACATGGCCATGGGTACATCAGAACTTGCTTTTCTTAGGGGGATCATATCTTAGGGGATCTGAtcaatgctgataaatatctccgggtgggtgtcagaggatggaccagactctgttcagtggtgcccaacgccagggtgaggggcaacgggcacagactgaaacacaggaggctccatgtgaacatgagcagaaacttgtttgctgggaggtgccagagcctggcccaggctgcccagagcgggtgtggagtctcctgctctgagacattccaaccccctggagccacctgtgtgatctgctctgtgaccctgcgtgagcaggtggggctggggatctacagaggtccctgTTACCCAACCAGgttgggattctgtgattcttccaCGGTGCCAACATGggaggctgggcagggctgagcaTGTCACTAAAGCATCCGAAGACCAGCCTGACCCAGCCACACACCCCCAGCATCTCCCTGGTGCTCTCAGGGTGCTCAAAAGGGGGAGAAAACCTTGAGGTTTGTTCCGCCCCAATAAGGGTTAAAGTGTCAGCTGGCAGTACTGATGAGCCAGGTTACAAAAGTAAAGCAAATAAGTGTGTTATTCCACACCAGTGAGCAGAGCCCGGCTCTTGCCTTGGGCTGGAAAAACTCGTTACTGAGGATGGCCAAAGACAGCTTTGGTAACGCCACGAACTTGGTGGCTGTGGCACTGGAGACACTGTCCCTGTGTGAGAAAGGCCCCAGTTCAGCTCCATCCACTGAAGTATCTGGAGAAGACTGTCCCTGCCAGAGGTCTGTGTCCCATCAGAGTGAATGGGACCCTTGAGTCCACGTCGGTGACCTTGATGTGTGGTGGCACATGAATCTCACCCTCATCACCTGACAGACCAAGAGAAGGAGAATGTGTTGACTTGAATTCAATGGGGACAGGTGTTGCAGAGATAGCAGTAGGTGTGAAGAAGGCTGCAAACATAAAAGGAGATGCAGTTTGAGCTGCCCTGGACCGATCCATTCTGAGCCAAGTTCTTGCTGGGGTTGTAGCCCTCTTTCATGGGAACAAGCCTCACATGCGTTGGGGTCACCCAAGGTTATTTGTGGGGATTTTACAGCTCCCTGTGAGGCTCCATGGCATGTCTCAAATGTCCCTTTATGAATTTAAGGAGCCTCTTACGCAGCAGCCCGTCCATTCCCTGCAGGTGAGCCTGACTGGGTGCTGAGTGTCCTGGGCTGATCTTCCACCCCATCACTCCCTTTGTGCACATCACTTGGGCTCCGGACACAGCACAAAGCCTGGCAGGGGGGTGAATTCGCCTGGTTGTTTGCATGGGGCTGGCcggggtgctgggctggggtaCGGGGATTTTCTCCCCTGGCACGAGCCCTGGCTCCCTCTCGCTGGGTTCCCAGCCCCGCCGGCTCTCTGGCACGGCGGTGCCTGGGGCTGCCAGACCAGGACAGCTGCTGGCTCGGCCCCAGTGCCGCTGGCTCACGGCTCCCAAGGGACGTTGTGCCGGGAGCAAGCGGGGAGGGACGGAGCggatgggcagctgagagccgCAGCTCCGGCTTTGTTTGTTCACTTGCTCAGCTGGACTCCAAAGCCATTAGTAAAGCAGACCTGTTCCCTCGGGCAGACACCCGTTCCTGTTCTCTGGCACCGTGCGATGTTCTCCAGCTGTGGCCAGTGGCACCAGTGATCCTACTGCACCCCCCCCAAGCAGGTGGTGTAGTGGGGGTGCAAGCGGCCGCTGGCACTTTCACCATGGCCAGAGGCATTTTTAAACCCTTGAAGGTCTGTTTCTTGTGAATCCCCAGAAGGGCTGGTAAGAGTGAGCATCACGCTGCAGAGCATCTCCCACTTCCTTTTCCATAGAAaacagtttggggaaaaaacccaaccacgAACCTGCAGCAGAGTTTCTTTAGCAGGAAGCACTGGAATCGGTCTGTGCTCAGTGTCGCTTgggggcaggacagggcaggagaaggggagCTGTAAAAGCCAACACGGCAGGTTCCAGCGTAATACATCACAGCTCTTCCTCAAGGCAGAGCGGCCATGGACTGTTACCAGCAGGTAATGGTGCCTCCAGGGATTGCTGGCAGAGCCGTAAATAGCAGGAGGGGCACGAGGGAGCGGTGGCTGGGAGAGGCTGGGGCGGCTTTGGCTGCCACTTGACACAGACATTAATAACGGCAGCGGCAGAGCCGGCACTGCACTCGCGGCTGCGGAGCCGCGGCTGTGGGCAcacgccggggccggggccgctcgGGAGATGCTGCTCGCTCGGCCCATGCAGCTGGGATGGAACCGGGAGCTCAGATTTGGTAGGTTTTGCTTTCCAAGATTGCAACCCGGGGCTCTGCCCGTCGCTGGGCAGGATCTGGCCACAGGTGGAGGACACAGCACCATTGGGAGCACATTTAGATCCCTTTAGGTCACAGACATCTGCTCTGCTCCCCGTGCTGGGCtggtccctgctgtcccctggggAACCTGTGGCTTCATTCACTGCCAGGCTGGGTTGGAAGGGTTGGTATGAGCAGTATTGGGGAGAGCAAAGGGGCGTTTGCGGTGACGGGGACTTTTTGAGGTTCCCTTGCAAATCTGGGTTGTGGGTGGCTGTGCCGGCTCTTGCTGTGGGAGCCGCATTGCAGCGTGCTGACAGCGCGGGCTTTCTGCTTTTACAGCCTTTGGGAAACTTTCCGTTTACTGGCACTAGGGAAGAACCAGCAAATTCAGCTATTACCACTGAAATCAGAGCTGCGTGTGCGGGGTGGGGACGGAGAGCACCAGGGCGGGGATGGGGGAAGTCTGAGCTGGAACTGCCAGAGCGGCTGCGGTTCAGGGCTGGCACATCAGTGCTGCGGCGACAGCGAGTCTGTGTGAACTCCAGCTGCTCggcgtagatgaggttcttagggatgtggtttagggACAGCGTTGgattaacagttggacttgatgatcttaaaggtcttttgcagccaaaatgattctatgattttaagtGCACAGCATGGGAGGCTTTGCCCCAGGTTGTTTGCTGACACCTTCAGCAGCTGCACCCAAACCGCGGGGCGCACGCTGCGCCTGCAGACCGGGCTCCCTCCTGCACACCCTGTGCTGCAGACAAGGTTGTTGCCTCGATTCAGCATCGGCCCCTGTTCACCGCTGTGTCTCGGGCTGGAGCAGCTCCGGGAGAGACACAGATGTGGCCGCTGCAGCGCCGGGGCTGGTGATGCCCCATCTGGCCCCGTTTGCGGAACGATCACCTGGGGGTGACTGTAACGGGGTGATGGGATCAGCGCAGGCTGCTGGCACAGGGTCGTTCCCTCCCACAGGGGAGGATTTCTCCTTCCAGGGCTCCGAGATGTTCCAAGCCCAGGGTTTTTTGGGTGGTATGAACATTCACACCCCCACAGGTGTCTCACTGAGGTGTAAATCCACGCTGACTGCCCCGCCACCGTGCAGTCCTGCTGTTGGGGTTCCTACACTTGCTTTTGCTGTTACAGTAATTGGTCTGTATCAATTATTCATTGATGCAGTAATGAAGCAGGGAACGGGTAGAAAATGCTGTTGTGTGGTGATTCCTTGGCTCCCGCTGTCCCGCAGAGCCGCCGCGGCTGAGGAGGGCGAGAGCGGAGCCGCCTGGGGATGCCCCTCCTGTGCACTTTCAAAATGACTCCCATGAACATTTCCTCAAGTTCTGGTAGTTCTGCTTTGCATTCTGGCTTCGTCTTCTTCCTCTCAGCCCCGCGCTGTGTATTAGATGCCGCTTTCCTGTAGCTGTGTGCTTACTTGGTTCTTAGCAGTCACTTTTTAAATCTCAGGGCACTCATCATGAATGGTTTTGGTAGCATTTCACAAGGCCAGTTAGACGTTTCTATCTGATGGATCTAGGCACAGTTTGTCCTATGTTATgaactgaaatttaaatttcACCTTAGGAAAAACCTGCTTTAGAAACGTTGATGTTTCCCGTGTTGATGTAGGCACTGATTTCCCCGCATCCCatctgccctggggagggatGTTACACGGTGCCAGGAGTGAAACCAGCTGCATCCTCCCCAAAATCCCTCTGGAGAGGGACTTGGTCTCATTCTCACGGAGTTAAATGCTTTTGGGGACAGATGAGACAACTTTGAGCAAAGGTGGATTtaagggcagcaggagccagagAGGTTTCTCCATGGAACCAACAAAGGATGGTGCTGCCATGGCCTGGGGACAACCTGTGagagcagctgctccagtgGGACCTTGGGATGTCCATCAGCTCCTCCAGCAACACCTTGGAAGGTCCATCAGCTCCTCCAGTGGGACCTCAGGAGGTGTATCAACATCTCCTGTGGCGAGGGCACGGTTGGAGCAGCGCGTCCTTCTGCTCGGCTCCACGTCCAATAGTCTGTTACCTGCAGGGAGTTCCCTGCTTCTCCCAATCCCAGATTTTGGCTGAGGAGCTGCCTGGGAGCAGGTGCTGCAGTTCTGGGTGTGtttaacctcctcttccccagtaTTGCCGCACGTCAGGAGTCTGAAAAGCCTGAATCCGATTTTCTTGTGTCCAGGCTTTCCTCGAGCCACAGCGGTTCCATGACTGTGAGCAGAGGTTTTGAAATATTATAAGAAGCTGGAAGCCTCAAAAAAATGCCTGACATGCCAGAACTGGGGATTGCAGGAGGTGCCACATGTCACGGCGCTGCTGGCAGCACCGGGGAAGGCCAGTGCCGGCTTTGGCTCACAGCTGGGCCATCTCTGTGGCCGGTGTTTTCCCAGCTGGAAGTCCCGGCCTTGGCCACCGGAAAGGGCACATTATTTATAGAAATGCCGGAGAAGTCGAGGCCACACTGACAAACCCACAAATGTTCCTTGAAATTTGCTTTGCTGGTGTAGCAACCAGAAAAACACTGATCAAATTGTAGACTGAAGAGCAGAGGGTTTGCGGTGCTTCTACCCCATCCTGGTTTCAAGAAAACACTTGAATGAGCGAATGATGCCCGGAGGCAGCAGGAGTCCAGGCAGAGGGATACAGCTGTGGAGATGGGGGATGCTGAAGCAGACAGGGcaatgtttgtcttttttggGGGGTATGTTGAAGCTTGTTCAATGGGGAAATCGATATTAGGGActttattgttgttgttctggTCTCAGATTAATGATCCTCTGTCCCGGAAATGGCCCCTGGGAACCATCCTGGGGCTTGGAGGTAGCTcgctcttctgctttcttttcccctgatTGGAACATGCTGCCTTGGGCACTTAGTCTGAGACACAAACTGAACTGTGAGTGTGAGGTTGTCCAGGGAGAATGGAGTGAAGCCCCTGGGCCATCCTGGCTCAGGACAGGGAATCCCAGATGTTGAGAATGGGGAGAGCAACATGTTGAGGATGGGGAGACCCAGATGTTGAGGATGGGAAGATGTGTTATGACAGgccaaggggtgatggtttaaactaaaggagggagattcaggctggacatgaggagatttttgcccctgagggtggtgagagcctggcccaggttggccagagaggtggtggatgaaccatccctggaggcatcccaggccaggctggacggggctctgagcaacctgagctggtgaagatgtccctgctcatggcagggtggcactgggggagctgggaaggtcccttcgacacaaactattctgtgattctatgaaaatactGAGAACAGAGAAACCTGCACATTGAGGATAGGGACACCCAGATGTTTAGAGCAGTGACATCCAGATGTTGATGATGGAGAGATCTAGATGTTGACCTCTGACTCCCAAATTACTGCTGCTGGCCAAGGAAGAGGGacctgtgctgcagtgaggcCATGAGTTGCTTTGGCTGAGTCCTTGTGGTGGAAGGACAGAtgtccccttcctctccctgctGAGCCAGCGTCGGCactgcctccagctgctgcctcctccagcagccccttGGCCACCATGATGCTGGAAAGGCCACCTGGCCACAGCCCTGTCCTTGCTGGCCCAAATCAGCTTTGCCCAGCGAGGTGGCTCTTGGCTTTTTGCTGTCAAAGTCCCTGGTGCCTCCAGCTGTGCTGATGTCCCTGCCTCGTCCTTCCCTGTTGTTCCCCCACCAGCAGGACACGTCCCCAGAGCTCAGCCCTGTCCTTTCTGCGAGGACGGGATTTCACAGCCCTGGTGACTCTTTCAACCCCAGAAGGAAACCTTGCTCGGTGGAGAGGCTCCTGCTCACATCCTTCGTGCCACTGAAGAGCAGCAGAGTCTCTGATTCAATTAGCGCTGGGATTTAATTTAATCCCCAAATGCTTCCCATTTTAAAGGAGCCTGTTCATTTCCTTCTAGGGCCTTATCTGATGTGGGCAGCCAGCAATATTAAGCAGAAGGACTGGACAGatagggagctgctggggaggggagggctTTGTGGGGACTGGCTTGAGGGCTGCATGGGTTTTTCCTCTAATTATTTCATGAAGTAATGATGACAGTGATTGCCATACAAATAAGACACAAGCAGCATCATTAAAACACACGCTGGTGCAAACAGCATCCTTGCACAGCAAGTCTGGGAGCattccctttttacaaggagtgaCTGTGGAGGGGGTGAAACAGCCCCAAGAACGGGGCAAACCGAGTGTTCGCTTTGTGCCTCCCACCAAATCCAGCTGCTTTGGGGCTGGGGCAGATGGTGCAGATGGGGCCGAGGACACGGCAGTCTCTGAATTTTAGTCTTCAGGCTCGTTTGGGCAGTTGAGGTGAAGATGCTGAGTTGCTGCTGGCAGCAAGTCAGGCTGGAAGGGGACAGAGCGGGTCCCCTCTGTGCTTGTCGGTGTAAAGGGGCTCTTTTGGGTGTGATAAACAAGAACAAGGCACAGTGGGACATGGGTGAGCTCCTCCACGTGCTGCCCAGGCTGCGGCGCTGAACCCAAGCAGCTCTTTGGAAATCTGTCCCGCTTTTTGGACTCGTTGGCTCAGGCGGTGCCTGCAGATGCTGCCGGTGCCGCACGGTCTCTGCACCGTCCCCTCTGCGCAGAGCAGCTTGTTCCCAAACCCCTGCAGGATAGTTTCTGGAGATGACAGCATCTTTTGCAACCTGATATCTGCGTGAAGCTCCCTCCTGATACCCAGCAGTGGGTTATAAACCCCCACGCCGGCTCTGGcgtccagcagcagcttggctGTCCCTGGGACCAGGTCGTGGGCTCTGCTGGTACAAGCCAGGGCCACCGCGGGGATGGAGCCCCTGTCCCCTCCGTGGCTGCTGCTCTACACGCTGGGGCGTGACGGATGGGCTAATTCCCAGGGCCGTGGATCTTTTTGAAGCTGAATTCAACCTCATGGTGACTTTGTTGACTCCAGCTTTCTGGTTGCCATCAGGCTTGTGAAAATCCTTGGGTCTTAATTGGGAATACAGTGACATTTTGTGCTGGGTGACTTGTTACCTGGGCTGCGCCTGTACAATAACCCCCACTGTGCTGCGGGTTTGTGCAGGTGGGAAATGCTTCCCGGGGTGTGGGTTTCTCTCTGCTTTGGTCTCTCTCCCCTGCTGAGCTGTTTTTACCTCTTTGGCTCAGACGGGCTCTGTGCAAAGGGAAGATCACATGGAAGAGAGAATACAGCTCTGTcagaggggggactcattgcagGCATCCCCTGCTCACAAAAATGCCTTGGAGGTTTTTTCCCTTGGCTTTTCCCTTTGAAAGGGCAGATCTTGCTCCGGCCTTTCCCAGCTGCAGGGGAAAGCTGGCAAAAACCAGCCCCAAAGgcttaaaaaaccaaaatgggCTGGTGGGAGCGGCTGTGATTTTCCAGGACATGATGGGGCGGCCATGGGGAGCCCCACAGCCGGGGCACCTGCTCGgggaggctgagctgagctgctgggctgagcttgggcgagctgagctgagctgagcagaGCCCGGTGCTTCCCTCCTGCATCTAATGATGTGGtgcaggaggggctggagctgtgggATGAGAGCTGCTGGTTTTCTCTGCTGACCTCGGGGAGGATTTCTGCAGGGCTGAGACCCCCCAGCAGCTCACGGGTTGACGGGGGAGCCAGCGGGGTGAGGATGATGGTACCAACTGAGCCACCAGCTCCCGGCTTCCTCCAAAAACACCAGTGCAGGAGATGGGAGCTGGGCGGCCCCATCCCGCTCCAGTTTACTGCTGGTTTGGGGACCTGGTGCTTCGGGAGTCAGGACCAGCACTGGGTGCTGTGGGAGCGATGGGTGATCTGCCACCACTTGGGGACCTGGGGATGATGCTGTTGCCCCACTGGCGCCCCGTCAGGGCTTTATGAATTGGAGCTAGCCTTGTGGTTGGGGTGTTAGGAGTGAGAGGCTCCCAGGAAAGTAACCAGTGAGAGATTTAGGGTGCTCCTGCCTTCAtctatctttctttatcttctctTCCGGGCAGATGCTGGAGACGGATGCTGAGAAGCTGGGACCAATGCACTCAGAAGATGGGAAGGTGGTGATGGGTGATGCTCCTCCAGCTGCAAAGGCATCAGCTGCATGTGAGCCCCAGGAATCTCTGAGAGCCACCCGGAGTCCTCTCCTGGTGGAAAAGCAGCCggtggccaccgagaagagagaggagcagcccagctccctgccagcCTTCATCATCCCCGAGCTGCGGCTCGACAGCACCTTCAGCCAGAGTGCGGCGGGCACGGCGGGTGGTACCACGGatggtgaggaagaggaggaggaggatgaggaggaggaagatgaggatgaggaagatgatgaggggGAGGACAGCGACGAGCACTACTTGGAGAGGAGCGACGCGAAGCGCAGCAGCATGATTGAGACATCGGGCTGTCAGCCCGTCTACACGCTGAGTGTGCAGAGCTCCCTGCGGCGCCGCACCCACAGCGAGGGCAGCCTGCTGCAGGAGGCCAAGAGCCACTGCTTCACCTCCGACACCACCCTCAACTGCTCCGACAGCCAGGCCGCCACGGGCCACTGGGCCCTGCCCTCCCCCAGGACCCTCAAGAAGGAGCTCGTCAAAAACGGCGGCTCCATCCACCAGCTCTCGCTGCTGTTTTCGGGCCACAGGAAGGTACGTAAGCCGGCAGCTCTGCGGGG
This region of Columba livia isolate bColLiv1 breed racing homer chromosome 19, bColLiv1.pat.W.v2, whole genome shotgun sequence genomic DNA includes:
- the RGS3 gene encoding regulator of G-protein signaling 3 isoform X8, producing MLETDAEKLGPMHSEDGKVVMGDAPPAAKASAACEPQESLRATRSPLLVEKQPVATEKREEQPSSLPAFIIPELRLDSTFSQSAAGTAGGTTDGEEEEEEDEEEEDEDEEDDEGEDSDEHYLERSDAKRSSMIETSGCQPVYTLSVQSSLRRRTHSEGSLLQEAKSHCFTSDTTLNCSDSQAATGHWALPSPRTLKKELVKNGGSIHQLSLLFSGHRKLSGAEPECSCDEGDETSRKKRSKNLAKDMKNRLGIFRRRNESPGANPSGKLDKVLKSLKPTPEEALKWGDSLEKLLLHKYGLAAFRAFLRTEFSEENLEFWLACEEFKKIKSQSKMVSKAKKIFAEYIAIQSCKEVNLDSYTREHTKENLQNISRSCFDLAQKRIYGLMEKDSYPRFLRSDLYLDIINQKKSSSPL